Proteins co-encoded in one Gossypium arboreum isolate Shixiya-1 chromosome 11, ASM2569848v2, whole genome shotgun sequence genomic window:
- the LOC108470477 gene encoding uncharacterized protein LOC108470477 — translation MIHQEMDIDHEWVFLPDNRFLDINQDHGGKQVSDSNLVFFTDYFDEEQSPPSGNSGKIAKQVVPVPFPLEPRILKVPENELGKEITKRVPLDFSSTPSMILEKIKEAGMESVGGDKEVKTQVSFRKPSYNNNESVDMTNKMDSPRSTTKGVIPQLDAAGTFNFDDETGFLENMSSPKIKDLVEKKAENKDVNWEESSGGLNLWKWSLTGIGAICSFGVAAATFCIIIFGTQQRNKQQLNQKLLFQRYSDDKRMKQVVHHTTKLNEAISMVRGVPITRAQITFGGYYDGI, via the exons ATGATTCACCAAGAGATGGATATTGATCATGAATGGGTTTTCCTCCCTGATAATAGATTCCTGGATATCAATCAAGACCATGGAGGAAAACAAGTTTCTGATTCAAACCTTGTTTTCTTCACAGACTACTTCGATGAAGAACAGTCTCCACCGTCAGGGAATTCAGGGAAGATAGCTAAACAAGTTGTCCCAGTTCCATTTCCATTGGAACCAAGAATCCTTAAGGTTCCAGAAAATGAACTAGGGAAGGAAATCACCAAAAGGGTACCTCTTGATTTCAGTTCTACACCATCCATGATCCTTGAGAAGATCAAAGAAGCTGGTATGGAATCAGTTGGAGGTGATAAAGAAGTGAAGACACAAGTTTCGTTTAGGAAACCAAGTTACAACAACAATGAATCTGTCGACATGACCAACAAAATGGACTCACCAAGGTCCACTACGAAAGGAGTTATCCCTCAATTGGATGCTGCAGGTACGTTTAATTTTGACGATGAAACTGGATTTTTGGAGAACATGAGTTCCCCCAAAATAAAAGATTTGGTGGAAAAGAAAGCTGAGAATAAAGATGTAAACTGGGAAGAAAGCTCTGGTGGCCTTAATTTATGGAAATGGAGTTTGACTGGTATCGGAGCCATCTGCTCTTTTGGTGTTGCTGCGGCTACTTTTTGCATCATCATTTTTGGAACTCAACAAAGGAACAAACAACAACTGAACCAGAAACTGCTGTTCCAACGTTACAGTGATGACAAG AGGATGAAACAAGTGGTTCATCACACAACTAAACTCAATGAAGCAATTTCAATGGTGAGAGGAGTACCAATCACCAGAGCTCAAATAACATTCGGTGGTTACTATGATGGTATTTAA